Part of the Catalinimonas alkaloidigena genome is shown below.
ATGATCCTCCATCAGGGGATGCTGCTGATCAGAGGTTCGGGTAATTTTTCTTTTACCAAAATACTTATTCCCCCCATGGTCATGTAGTGCCAGAATTGCGGGCAAGGGGCCTTTTGCATCCTGAGGTTTAAGTAGTATTGCCTCAGTTGGCCTTCCATAAGGCAACTGCCAGCTTAACTCTTCTATCTGTAAACCGTCGTAAGAATATGTCTTGCTAACTTTTACTTCTGGAAGTCCTCCCAGATCTGGCATCGCCAAACGTTCTGTAAACCTTGCTTTGGCAGACTTATGCCACGTTTTCAGCTCAGACCACTCTTTTCTTCTGAATGAAAAAGCGGGCAAATTATTTTGTTGAAGTGAGGCGGCCCAGGGGCCATATAAGCCAATAAGACTGACATCCCCTTCCTCTGCTTTTGATTGTTTGCTTGAATGTTCAGGGTTAATATTTATGGGAATAGAGGATGACATATCTTGTTTTCCAGGGGGTGAAGCAAAACTATTTAGTAGGGTACCTCCGGCTAAGCCGGCTAAACCGCTAATTCTTAAAAATCTTCTGCGATTTTTTTTCATAGGTTGAGTGTATTAGCTTTTAATGAATAGGTTAGTTCTTGACTTGCTTAAAATACAGATTCTAAATTAGAAAAACTGCCTGTAATTGGCACTCAATCAATTTTTTTAGAGCTTCTGTTAGCTTTTTTACTGAACTGATCAGTCGGGAAGCGCAAAGGCGAGAATGTAACCGCTGGGTTCTTCTCTGCCGCCCGTTACTGAAAGAGCAATGTATTGTTTTCCATCCAGCATATAAGTTGCCGGTGTGGCATAGCCCCCTCCGGGCAAAGTATATTCCCAGAGTAGCTCCCCATTCTCTTTGTTGAAAGCCCGGAATTTATTATCGCGCGTAGCGGCAATAAAAACCAGTCCTCCTGCCGTTACCACTGCCCCACCCCAGTTATCGGTACCCGTGGGTGGTTCACCTTCTCTCTGCCATTCAGGAAAGTTTCCCAGAGGAATTTTCCATACATATTCTCCGCTATTAAGGTCAATGGCATTGAGGGTACCCCAGGGTGGTTTGATCGCCGGACTACCATCAGGAGCTTTAAAATAGCTATATGCGGTTACGTTCATATAATTGGCAGTTGAATCATGGTCTTCCACTATCGCTTCTATCTTTTTATCTTTTTGTATGTCAAATAAAAAAGCGATGATTTCTTCTTCTCTACCTTTGATGAGTTCTCCGAAAGCAGGCATTCTACCACTGCCTAACTTAATCTTACTAATTACTTCTTCTCTGCCCATTCTTTCTTTGAGTCCTAGCAAAGATGGAGTACCAGGGGTTTTTCCCTGCCGGTTTTCTCCATGACAGCTTGTACAATAATTCTGATAGAGACTTTGACCAGTTTCATAAACTGTCTGGTTTTGACTTTCTGGATTCTGGCCAACATCCTGAACTTTTGCAATCTCAGGAGATTCATTGCTATTGACATACAAAATTGATGTGCTAGGATCATAAGCAGCACCTCCCCATTCTGAGCCCCCACGTGTACCCGGCATCAGTAATGTTCCCTGTGGATCGGGTGGCGTATAGATGCCTTCAAAACGATAATGCTCAAACATAGTCGTCAGACTATCATGCATTTCCGCTGAGAAATTCGCCAGATCGTTCGCTGATAATTCTTGCTTCGCATAGGGTGCGGGTTTCAGCGGAAAAGGTTGGGTTGGCCAGGCTTCTTCACCAGCTACATATGAAGGAGGGACCGGTCTTTCTTCTACCGGAAACAGGGGTTCACCTGTTTCACGGTCCAGCACAAACAGAAAACCGGTCTTGGTAGTCTGAGCAAGTGCATCAATTTTTTTACCATCCCGTGTAATGCTCACAAGGTTAGGGGGAGCGGGCAGGTCATAATCCCAGAGGTCATGGTGTACCGTCTGAAAGTACCAGACCAAATCACCTGTTTCAGCTTTAAGTGCTACTATGCAGTTACCAAAGAGGTTCTTACCTTTCCGATTAGCCCCATAAAAATCATAAGTAGGCGATCCCAGTGGAACGAACACCATTCCTCTTTCCTGATCCAGGCTCATGCCGCCCCAGTTATTGGCGCCTCCGGTATAGGTCCATGCATCTTCCGGCCAGGTATCATACCCTGTCTCTCCCGGCTGTGGGATTGTATGAAAGGTCCATTCCAGCTTACCATGCCGCATATTGTAAGCCCTGATATGCCCGGGAGCCGCACCATATACTTCAGACACTTCAGAACCTAAAATGATAAGATCTTCGTAGATAATGCCCGGAGAAGTGGGAACCACCCAGGCCTCTTCTCCACGATGCTCTTCAAAGTTAAGATTGACCCTACCCTCATCACCGAAACTTGTAATAAGTTTTCCACTGAGCGCATCAAGCGCAAAAAGCTCGTTACCCGCGGTGAACAATATACGTTTATCCTCTCCATCTTCCCAGTAAGTAACTCCCCGTTTCAGCCCCCCGCCCCGTTCGCCATCAAAGGGATCAAAAGTCCAGACTTTCTCTCCGGAGACTGCATCAATTGCATAGACATAATGGCGGACTGAGGTAGCGTACATGAGCCCTCCGACCACAATGGGATTACATTCATACTTGCCAAACCTTGTTCCCTCCGGTGCGTCTTTCGGACTAAAGGTCCAGGCGGGTTGCAGTTGGTTTACATTTTTCTGATTGATCTGTTCAAGCGAGGAATAGCTACTGCTTTCATGATCACCACGATAAACTTCCCAATTTTGATAGGGTGTATGATGGTATTGACAGGCAAGACAAAAAACACAGATAATGATAATGAGAAAAAAGAGCTTTGTTGAAGGTCGTTTTAATTGAATCATCTATCGGACAATACATTTTTTGTAAAATGTAGCACGATTTAATTCATTTTACAATGTATTGCTGAGCACTTACTTTGAATTGTTATGATTTTTTTAAACCCATCAGGTTAAACGCATTTAATTTTGATTTAATCTCTGGAGGATTCGAATTAGGTAATGGTCATCCCACCCTGCTATTTTCCTTCTGTTCTTAATACTTTCTTTATCTTTGATCTGATGGAGAAGTTGCAAGGCTAGCTTACGGGCGGTAGTCAAATTTTCGGCCGCATTCCCCGATTTAGTTCTGCTACTGTCCTCTCGGAAGATAACATCTAACTTCCAATGAAGCTGGTTTTCGATACTCCAGTGATTTCTGACTAATTGGTTAAACTCTTTAGTAGAGGCTTTCAGGCTACTCAAATAGAAACGTTTCTCTAAGGTCGTTTTGCCATTTTTTTCTCTGTGGGCTTCTATCATTACGATTGACTTTAGGTGCTTCCATGCTGACAAGTCATCAAGTAATTTAAGGTTAGATTCAACATAGCAGTTTCTGCGCTCTATCCTGCCACTGCCAAAATCTACCCACTCATCCACTGGCAAATATATCTTTCTTCTATCCATCCAATCTGTGATCTGCTCATAAATATGCTTATGATCTTTTTTGATGGCTATCAAATAATCTCCACCCTTTTCAACAATCAGGTCGGCATTCTTTACTTGACAGCCTGCCGCATCACTACTCACTAAACAGCCTTCCAGAGCTAAGGACTTCAACAGTTCGGGAATAGCCATTTTTTCATTACTTTTAGTATCTACCTTCTCTTGTCCTAGAACCAGATGCTGTTCAGCCACCCAAGCACTAATAATACAGATGCCACTTTTCTTGAACCCTGCCTTGGCCGTACCTCGGAGCACTTTACCATCCACATTTATTTGGGTGATATGACTGTAAATAAACCTCAACAATTCTTTAGACCAACTATACAAACATTCACCAAAGGCATTTTTGTCCATGTATTTGAACACCCGATTAAAAGTGTCATGAGATGGAATACCATTGGGTAAATCTAAAAACCCCTTTAAGAATGACTCCTTACGTTTCCCATAAGCCTCAATCTCTTCAAAATCGTCAGCCCCGCTTACAATAGCACATAAGGCTATCACTAAAATATCCACCAATTGGTGCTTCTTACGCCGATTTATCCTGAAATCAGGCACACTATCAAAAAACTTTTGCCAATTCATCCGGCAAAGCTACGCTTTACATGTTATTCTTGTACTTTTAATGCGTTTAACCTGTAAACCCATCAACGTAAATGATCGCTATACATCAAAATTGTATATTGTGAACCAGGATGAAAGTGTGGGCTTATGAATTAGGCAACTCCTTAATAGCTATGCTATAGTACTTATCCTCATGTTTTCTGCTTCTTCTTTTTTGCTGCCGGAAACAATACATTGTTGAGTATCAGGCGATAGCCTGGAGAATTGGGATAAAGATTGAGATCGGTGGGGGGGCTCACCAATATTATGCTGATAGTCTTCCGGATCATGTCCGCCATAGAACGT
Proteins encoded:
- a CDS encoding ISAs1 family transposase, with the translated sequence MNWQKFFDSVPDFRINRRKKHQLVDILVIALCAIVSGADDFEEIEAYGKRKESFLKGFLDLPNGIPSHDTFNRVFKYMDKNAFGECLYSWSKELLRFIYSHITQINVDGKVLRGTAKAGFKKSGICIISAWVAEQHLVLGQEKVDTKSNEKMAIPELLKSLALEGCLVSSDAAGCQVKNADLIVEKGGDYLIAIKKDHKHIYEQITDWMDRRKIYLPVDEWVDFGSGRIERRNCYVESNLKLLDDLSAWKHLKSIVMIEAHREKNGKTTLEKRFYLSSLKASTKEFNQLVRNHWSIENQLHWKLDVIFREDSSRTKSGNAAENLTTARKLALQLLHQIKDKESIKNRRKIAGWDDHYLIRILQRLNQN
- a CDS encoding PQQ-binding-like beta-propeller repeat protein, coding for MIQLKRPSTKLFFLIIIICVFCLACQYHHTPYQNWEVYRGDHESSSYSSLEQINQKNVNQLQPAWTFSPKDAPEGTRFGKYECNPIVVGGLMYATSVRHYVYAIDAVSGEKVWTFDPFDGERGGGLKRGVTYWEDGEDKRILFTAGNELFALDALSGKLITSFGDEGRVNLNFEEHRGEEAWVVPTSPGIIYEDLIILGSEVSEVYGAAPGHIRAYNMRHGKLEWTFHTIPQPGETGYDTWPEDAWTYTGGANNWGGMSLDQERGMVFVPLGSPTYDFYGANRKGKNLFGNCIVALKAETGDLVWYFQTVHHDLWDYDLPAPPNLVSITRDGKKIDALAQTTKTGFLFVLDRETGEPLFPVEERPVPPSYVAGEEAWPTQPFPLKPAPYAKQELSANDLANFSAEMHDSLTTMFEHYRFEGIYTPPDPQGTLLMPGTRGGSEWGGAAYDPSTSILYVNSNESPEIAKVQDVGQNPESQNQTVYETGQSLYQNYCTSCHGENRQGKTPGTPSLLGLKERMGREEVISKIKLGSGRMPAFGELIKGREEEIIAFLFDIQKDKKIEAIVEDHDSTANYMNVTAYSYFKAPDGSPAIKPPWGTLNAIDLNSGEYVWKIPLGNFPEWQREGEPPTGTDNWGGAVVTAGGLVFIAATRDNKFRAFNKENGELLWEYTLPGGGYATPATYMLDGKQYIALSVTGGREEPSGYILAFALPD